One genomic segment of Nitrospira sp. includes these proteins:
- a CDS encoding sigma factor, whose protein sequence is MGLHASVATPAPHRIPADPELSESFILELYEENKKLIHYMAFRYNAFALDRAFEKDDFTQIGYLAVIDCAANWDFSRGRAHFRSLLFRYLQKLFQKKVTGKNKLVEIRDRHDRLIETLPWTVYLKRRREIKANGYEARSVSRIVPLFEGEEHADPTDGESAEYDIPEHLMTVDRSCV, encoded by the coding sequence ATGGGTCTCCATGCATCAGTTGCCACACCGGCTCCCCACCGCATTCCCGCCGATCCAGAACTCTCTGAGTCGTTCATCCTCGAATTGTACGAAGAGAACAAAAAGCTGATTCACTATATGGCGTTTCGGTACAACGCCTTTGCGCTCGACCGCGCCTTCGAGAAAGACGATTTCACCCAGATAGGATACTTGGCCGTCATCGACTGTGCCGCCAACTGGGACTTCTCGCGAGGGCGGGCACATTTTCGAAGTCTCCTCTTCCGCTACCTCCAAAAACTCTTCCAAAAGAAAGTGACCGGGAAAAACAAACTCGTCGAGATTCGCGATCGGCATGACCGCTTGATCGAGACATTGCCCTGGACCGTCTACTTGAAGCGACGACGTGAAATCAAAGCCAACGGCTATGAGGCGCGTTCCGTGTCTCGCATCGTCCCCCTCTTTGAAGGAGAGGAACACGCCGACCCCACAGACGGAGAGTCGGCTGAGTATGACATCCCCGAACATCTGATGACTGTCGATCGGAGTTGTGTGTGA